Genomic DNA from Klebsiella variicola:
CGGCGATGGTCCCCACGGCCTCTATCCAGGAGAGATCATACCCCCCGGCGCCGATGGGTATATGTACTAAGATATTCTGCGTGCTAAAAAAATCCATTTCATCCCCTCAGCGTCTTGCGACGCGACAATACGTTATCCCCGTAGTGTAGCCGCAAAATCCAGCATCCGGTTAAGCGGAATCAATGCCCCGGTGCGCAGCGCTTCGTCGACGTGGATTTCGTGTTCAGCGCCGCCCTGTTCGAGTCCCTCGGCAATGGCTTTCAGGCCGTTCATCGCCATCCACGGGCAGTGCGCGCAGCTGCGGCAGGTCGCCCCTTCGCCGGCAGTGGGCGCTTCCAGCAGCATTTTCTCCGGTACCGCCTGCTGCATTTTATAGAAGATACCGCGATCGGTGGCCACGATCAGCTGGCGCTGGGGCAAGCTTTTCGCCGCCGCAATCAGCTGGCTGGTGGATCCCACGGCATCCGCCATCTCGACGATCGCCTGCGGCGATTCAGGATGGACCAGTACAGCAGCTTCAGGATAGAGGGCCTTCATACGCGTCAGTGCCTGGGTTTTAAACTCATCGTGCACGATGCACGCCCCCTGCCAGCACAGCACGTCTGCGCCGGTCTGACGCTGGACATAGCGGCCAAGGTGGCGGTCCGGCGCCCAGAGGATCTTTTGACCCAGGCTGTCCAGATGATCAATGAGTTCCACGGCGATACTGGAGGTAACCACCCAGTCAGCGCGGGCCTTCACCGCGGCGGACGTATTGGCATAAACCACCACGGTGCGATCGGGATGGGCATCGCAGAAGGCGTTGAATTCCTCAATCGGACAGCCCAGATCCAGCGAACACTCCGCGTTCAGGGTCGGCATCAGAATGGTCTTTTCCGGGCTGAGGATTTTGGCGGTTTCCCCCATAAAACGCACCCCGGCGACCAGCAGCGTGGAGGCCGAATGACGGGCGCCAAAACGCGCCATCTCCAGCGAGTCGGCGATACAGCCGCCGGTTTCTTCCGCCAGTTGTTGAATTTCAGGATCGGTGTAGTAATGCGCCACCATCACGGCGTCGCGCTCGCGCAACAGGCGCTTGATTTTTTCGCGATAAAACTGCTTTTCGTCGACGGTCAGCGGTTGTGGTTTCGCTGGAAAAGGATAAATCGCCGTTTCAGGATCAAACATTACGCTCATCATGCAATCTCGTTTTACTGGCTTAACTCTAAGACCGTCACTATGGCCTGTCTGCGCCTTAACACGGTCATGGTGTTTTATATGCTAAACAAGATAGCGGATTACGAGCAAAAAGTCGTGATGAAT
This window encodes:
- the nadA gene encoding quinolinate synthase NadA, encoding MSVMFDPETAIYPFPAKPQPLTVDEKQFYREKIKRLLRERDAVMVAHYYTDPEIQQLAEETGGCIADSLEMARFGARHSASTLLVAGVRFMGETAKILSPEKTILMPTLNAECSLDLGCPIEEFNAFCDAHPDRTVVVYANTSAAVKARADWVVTSSIAVELIDHLDSLGQKILWAPDRHLGRYVQRQTGADVLCWQGACIVHDEFKTQALTRMKALYPEAAVLVHPESPQAIVEMADAVGSTSQLIAAAKSLPQRQLIVATDRGIFYKMQQAVPEKMLLEAPTAGEGATCRSCAHCPWMAMNGLKAIAEGLEQGGAEHEIHVDEALRTGALIPLNRMLDFAATLRG